The proteins below are encoded in one region of Leptotrichia sp. oral taxon 218:
- a CDS encoding ScpA family protein, whose translation MIKDTINVKINNFEGPLDLLIHLIEKKKMDIHKINISQIIDDYLEYIHSQKEKNLRIKVEFLVMATDLVEIKAYSVLNENKKTEKVENLEKKILEYKLFKEISQLFAEKENEYNVSHLRMGNQNFGEKTVEYDISSLTLENLIASFKNILNSKNVKKNIQENIKLNLEEEYTTKEAHFEITESIKNEKKVLFSHLLKNKFSKIRIVTMFLCILDMFKNGEIDIIIDQNSFFVTKIM comes from the coding sequence ATGATTAAAGATACGATTAATGTAAAAATTAATAATTTTGAAGGACCTTTAGATCTTCTCATTCACTTGATTGAAAAAAAGAAAATGGATATTCACAAAATTAATATTTCTCAAATAATTGATGATTATTTAGAATATATTCACAGCCAAAAGGAAAAAAATTTGCGAATAAAAGTGGAATTTCTTGTGATGGCTACAGATTTAGTGGAAATAAAGGCTTATTCGGTTTTGAATGAAAATAAAAAAACTGAAAAAGTTGAAAATTTAGAAAAAAAGATTTTGGAATACAAGTTGTTTAAAGAAATTTCTCAGTTATTTGCAGAAAAAGAGAACGAATACAATGTTAGTCATTTGAGAATGGGAAACCAGAATTTTGGAGAAAAAACTGTGGAATATGATATTTCCAGCCTAACTTTAGAAAATTTGATTGCAAGTTTTAAAAACATTTTGAATTCAAAAAATGTGAAAAAAAATATTCAAGAAAACATAAAATTAAATTTGGAAGAAGAGTATACGACAAAGGAGGCCCATTTCGAAATTACAGAAAGTATTAAAAATGAAAAAAAAGTACTGTTTAGTCATTTACTAAAAAATAAATTTTCTAAGATACGGATTGTGACGATGTTTTTATGTATTTTAGATATGTTTAAAAATGGCGAAATTGATATAATTATCGATCAAAATAGTTTTTTTGTAACAAAAATTATGTAA
- the lepA gene encoding translation elongation factor 4, with amino-acid sequence MLNQKNKRNFSIIAHIDHGKSTIADRLLEFTGTVTKREMVDQLLDSMDLEREKGITIKAQAVTLNYVAKDGETYELNLIDTPGHVDFIYEVSRSLAACDGALLVVDAAQGIEAQTLANVYLALENDLEILPVINKIDLPSADPDKVKMEIEDVIGLPADEAVLVSGKTGIGIEDLLEAIVKYIPAPKGDVKAPLKALIFDSHYDDFRGVITYIRIVDGKISKGDRIKIMSTGKEFDVLEVGVFSPKMKETKELTVGSVGYIITGIKSIKDTQVGDTITHVQNPTDSALEGYRPALSMVFAGIYPVSTDDYEDLREALEKLQLNDASLSYAPETSLALGFGFRCGFLGLLHMEIVVERLRREFNIDLISTAPSVKYHVTLEQQQMQVIDNPAEFPEGKKYIEEPYVKGTIIVPKDYVGNVMELCQEKRGTFINMNYLDETRTMISYDLPLAEIVIDFYDKLKSRTKGYASFEYEMIGYKESDLVKVDILVSGNPVDAFSFIAHKDNAYYRGRAIVEKLKDVIPRQQFEIPLQAALGTKIIARETIKALRKNVLAKCYGGDITRKKKLLEKQKEGKKRMKAIGNVEIPQEAFLSVLKLND; translated from the coding sequence ATGTTAAATCAAAAAAACAAAAGAAATTTTTCTATAATTGCACATATTGATCACGGAAAATCAACAATTGCAGATAGATTACTAGAATTTACTGGAACGGTGACAAAAAGAGAAATGGTTGATCAATTATTAGACAGCATGGATTTAGAGCGTGAAAAAGGAATTACAATAAAGGCCCAAGCTGTTACACTTAATTATGTTGCCAAAGATGGCGAAACTTATGAATTAAATTTAATCGACACTCCTGGACATGTGGATTTTATTTACGAAGTTTCTCGTTCACTTGCAGCTTGTGACGGAGCACTTTTAGTAGTTGATGCAGCTCAAGGAATAGAAGCGCAAACTTTAGCAAATGTATACTTAGCTTTAGAAAATGACTTGGAAATTCTTCCTGTAATAAACAAAATCGATTTGCCGTCAGCTGACCCTGATAAAGTTAAAATGGAAATAGAAGATGTGATAGGACTTCCAGCTGATGAAGCAGTTTTGGTTTCTGGAAAAACGGGAATTGGAATTGAAGATTTGCTTGAAGCTATAGTTAAATATATTCCTGCGCCAAAAGGTGATGTAAAAGCTCCTTTAAAAGCGTTGATATTTGATTCTCATTATGATGATTTCAGAGGAGTTATCACATATATTAGAATTGTTGACGGAAAAATTTCTAAAGGTGACAGAATTAAGATTATGTCAACTGGCAAAGAATTCGATGTACTTGAAGTCGGAGTTTTCTCGCCAAAGATGAAAGAAACTAAAGAGTTGACAGTTGGTTCAGTTGGATATATCATTACTGGAATCAAATCAATCAAAGATACGCAAGTCGGAGATACAATCACTCATGTTCAAAATCCGACAGATTCGGCACTTGAAGGGTATAGACCTGCACTAAGCATGGTTTTTGCTGGAATTTATCCAGTTTCAACAGATGACTATGAAGATTTAAGAGAGGCACTGGAAAAATTGCAGTTGAATGATGCTTCATTATCTTATGCTCCAGAAACTTCACTTGCGTTAGGATTTGGATTCAGATGTGGATTTTTAGGTCTGCTTCATATGGAAATCGTTGTAGAAAGACTTCGTCGAGAATTTAACATCGACTTAATTTCTACAGCTCCGTCAGTTAAATATCATGTGACATTGGAACAGCAGCAAATGCAAGTTATAGATAATCCAGCAGAATTTCCAGAAGGGAAAAAATATATTGAAGAGCCTTATGTAAAGGGTACAATTATTGTTCCAAAAGATTATGTTGGAAATGTGATGGAACTTTGTCAGGAAAAAAGAGGAACATTTATCAATATGAATTATCTTGATGAAACGAGAACTATGATCAGTTATGACTTGCCACTTGCAGAAATTGTAATTGATTTTTACGACAAGTTAAAATCTCGAACAAAAGGTTATGCTTCTTTTGAATATGAAATGATTGGCTACAAAGAATCAGATTTAGTAAAAGTTGATATTTTAGTCAGTGGAAATCCTGTAGACGCCTTTTCATTCATTGCACATAAGGATAACGCTTATTACAGAGGTCGTGCAATTGTTGAAAAATTAAAAGATGTAATTCCAAGACAGCAATTTGAAATACCGCTTCAAGCTGCACTTGGAACAAAAATAATTGCAAGAGAAACAATAAAGGCACTTCGTAAAAATGTCCTTGCAAAATGTTACGGTGGAGATATTACTCGTAAGAAAAAATTATTAGAAAAACAAAAAGAAGGTAAAAAGCGAATGAAAGCGATTGGAAATGTTGAAATTCCGCAAGAAGCATTCTTATCAGTTTTAAAATTAAATGACTAA
- a CDS encoding 3'-5' exonuclease: MNNNKNNNKDLNKNIIFFDVETNGFKGSSVLSMSAIKVNYDFEKSEWSKVSEFNRFYFREEDEEMNEGAINVNGLTDEVIAFERKKLKDKIGEYPLTFKSDMDNFFMFCQDTDHFVAHNISFDRSFVDFSLKNQFDTMKENIDILKIENNCGNYKWPKLIECAKYYKVPFEENQFHGSYYDVLIMFRIFYKMTKNEIAKNRIFNFLEKD, from the coding sequence GTGAACAATAACAAAAATAATAATAAAGATTTAAATAAAAACATAATATTTTTTGATGTAGAAACAAATGGATTTAAAGGGAGTTCAGTCTTATCTATGTCAGCGATAAAAGTAAATTATGATTTTGAAAAAAGTGAATGGTCAAAAGTTTCGGAATTTAATAGATTTTATTTCAGGGAAGAAGATGAAGAAATGAATGAAGGTGCAATTAATGTAAATGGATTGACCGATGAAGTAATTGCTTTTGAGAGAAAAAAATTGAAAGACAAAATAGGAGAGTATCCTTTAACTTTTAAAAGCGATATGGACAATTTTTTTATGTTTTGTCAAGATACTGATCATTTTGTTGCTCATAATATAAGTTTTGACAGAAGTTTTGTTGATTTTTCGCTAAAAAATCAGTTTGATACAATGAAAGAAAATATTGACATTTTAAAAATTGAAAATAATTGTGGAAATTACAAATGGCCAAAACTTATTGAATGTGCTAAATATTATAAAGTTCCGTTTGAAGAAAATCAATTTCATGGAAGTTATTACGATGTTTTAATTATGTTTAGAATTTTTTATAAAATGACTAAAAATGAAATTGCAAAAAATCGAATATTTAATTTTTTGGAAAAAGATTAA
- a CDS encoding bifunctional riboflavin kinase/FAD synthetase, whose amino-acid sequence MSIKIVTENKDNIIEFLEFKRDENISCFNLKDSLNELKETGTVVILGNFDGVHKAHRKIFQKGVENARKNGYKTVVYTFNEYPDKRHTRITNQSEKAFIMNNEGIDYLYFEEFEKVRNFSPENFVKKILIEKLNAKKVLCGFNFTFGKGKSGNPEILKELLKKNGIELEVQEAVFDNNSEVISSTNIRKYIKETNLEKVKELLGHNLLILGKVVHGKQLGRTIGFPTANLKFENRVYPSFGVYGVKIYFYEKGILKTYTGVMNIGRNPTVDKDNLSVETHIFDFDKDIYGKYILIEIFENIRKEVKFGSIDELKNQIDKDSKYWKNKVEKIKK is encoded by the coding sequence AAATAAGGACAATATAATTGAGTTTTTAGAATTTAAGAGAGATGAAAATATCAGTTGCTTTAATTTAAAAGATAGTTTGAATGAATTAAAAGAAACTGGAACAGTTGTAATTTTAGGAAACTTTGATGGAGTTCACAAGGCTCATAGGAAAATTTTTCAAAAAGGTGTAGAAAATGCACGAAAAAATGGTTATAAAACAGTCGTTTATACTTTTAATGAATATCCAGATAAAAGGCATACGAGAATAACAAATCAATCTGAAAAGGCTTTTATTATGAATAATGAAGGAATTGACTACTTATATTTCGAAGAATTTGAAAAAGTTAGAAATTTTTCGCCAGAAAATTTTGTGAAAAAGATTTTGATTGAAAAATTAAACGCAAAAAAAGTTTTGTGTGGCTTTAATTTTACTTTTGGAAAAGGTAAATCTGGAAATCCAGAGATTTTAAAAGAGCTTTTGAAAAAAAATGGAATCGAGCTGGAAGTTCAAGAAGCAGTTTTTGATAATAATTCAGAAGTTATAAGCAGCACAAATATACGAAAATATATAAAAGAAACAAATTTAGAAAAAGTGAAGGAACTGCTTGGACATAATCTTTTAATTCTTGGAAAGGTCGTTCATGGAAAACAGCTTGGTCGGACGATTGGATTTCCTACGGCAAATTTAAAATTTGAAAATCGAGTTTATCCAAGTTTTGGGGTTTACGGAGTAAAAATTTATTTTTATGAAAAGGGTATTCTTAAAACTTATACTGGGGTTATGAATATTGGGAGAAATCCTACTGTTGATAAAGATAATTTGAGCGTTGAAACACATATTTTTGATTTTGATAAAGATATTTATGGAAAATATATTTTGATTGAAATTTTTGAAAATATTAGAAAAGAAGTGAAATTCGGATCTATTGATGAACTAAAAAATCAAATTGACAAAGATAGTAAATATTGGAAAAATAAAGTTGAAAAAATTAAAAAATAA
- a CDS encoding DUF3427 domain-containing protein, whose product MSILLRKKDDFKNEDYKKNKNKKCEVILEIKSYEENLKFELIEYFSKEISELIKNNGYHDAINFVQDKLNTHFEIPLKQKEKDVTGNLNELILNEKTKFKNFFIYLKNELLNCKKFYFIVSFIRYSGLQILLSVLDELEKKEIKGEIITSVYLNITDSKSLRKLLSYKNIKVKIYNNSSESFHTKAYLFEKNKYHTCIIGSSNISQSALYSAEEWNVKLTESSFFQIYKKSISQFKNLWNSDKAIELSEDFIFEYENYKNNLKLQKTFDYIKIKNNKNYFEPNTMQKELLEKLENTRKLGNKKGLVVAATGTGKTYLAAMDIKNFFEKKEKKFLFLAHREELLENAILVCKKIMKITENKIGRVFGGKKEIEKKIVFATVQSLQNNYLEFSKNYFDYIVIDEFHHSSAKSYTKIINYFNPKFLLGLTATPERMDGKDILELCDYNLVGEMGLKRAMEQDLIAPFHYFGINDETFDYEKIPYKNGKYQEDILVKNLSNNKRVDYIIEKIKKIGFDGKNMSCIAFCENINHANFMNENFNKNGYISEILTSRTSKFEREKILKNFKNKKIEILCVVDILNEGIDIPNINLLLFLRPTFSSTIFTQQIGRGLRKCENKDFVTIIDFIGNHKKDYIIAKFFYEEMLNNKNILYSKKEKLIKEIKANFENVPMASYVELDRICQKRIIDKIEKINFSSKMMLKEAYDNFKNEIGKKDEEILEILDFNKNIELFIELSSKYGSFYTAQKNLESNSIDELNFLNIEFLSYLEKKLTLVEPFTYLIMDLFLDKKIKNITENDILKKYKNYFNILEFKNTYLINRILKELVEDEILDFESNSEFKNKKIYKISKKYKDNFFEDKNFLKRLRQLVILGLSEFKNNNISQFNENILINYKEYKRIELQILLDSKVPKGSWRAGYANTDKDICLFATIDKTHILQENLKYDNSLFADDIIQWISQPKTAHTSSVGKMFINHKNLGYNVHIFIRKFAFMDGNKTNPFIYLGKADYYKSSGDKPMRILWKLEKKIPQELIYELYNL is encoded by the coding sequence ATGAGTATACTTTTGCGAAAAAAAGATGATTTTAAAAATGAAGATTATAAAAAAAATAAAAATAAAAAATGCGAAGTAATTTTGGAAATAAAAAGTTATGAAGAAAATTTAAAGTTTGAGTTAATTGAATATTTTTCTAAAGAAATTTCGGAATTGATAAAAAATAATGGTTATCATGATGCTATAAATTTTGTTCAAGATAAATTGAATACTCATTTTGAAATTCCATTAAAACAAAAAGAAAAAGATGTAACAGGAAATTTAAATGAACTTATTTTAAATGAAAAGACAAAATTTAAAAATTTTTTTATATATTTAAAAAACGAATTATTAAACTGCAAAAAGTTTTATTTTATTGTGAGTTTTATAAGATATTCAGGTCTTCAAATACTTTTAAGCGTGTTGGACGAACTTGAGAAAAAAGAAATAAAAGGTGAAATTATAACTTCTGTTTATTTAAATATAACAGATTCAAAATCACTAAGAAAACTTCTTAGTTATAAAAATATAAAAGTAAAAATTTATAATAATTCCAGCGAGAGTTTTCACACAAAAGCATATTTATTTGAAAAAAATAAATACCATACTTGTATAATAGGTTCTTCAAATATAAGTCAAAGTGCTTTATATTCTGCAGAAGAATGGAATGTTAAATTGACAGAAAGCAGTTTTTTTCAAATTTATAAAAAATCAATTTCACAGTTTAAAAATCTTTGGAACAGTGATAAAGCTATTGAACTCAGCGAAGATTTTATTTTTGAGTATGAAAATTATAAAAATAATTTGAAACTTCAAAAAACTTTTGATTATATAAAAATAAAAAATAATAAAAATTATTTTGAGCCTAATACTATGCAAAAAGAGCTTTTGGAAAAGTTAGAAAATACTAGAAAGTTAGGAAATAAAAAAGGACTTGTGGTTGCTGCAACTGGAACGGGGAAAACATATCTTGCAGCTATGGATATAAAAAATTTTTTTGAAAAGAAGGAAAAAAAGTTTTTGTTTTTGGCACATAGAGAAGAACTTTTGGAAAATGCGATTTTAGTCTGTAAAAAGATTATGAAAATTACAGAAAATAAAATTGGAAGAGTTTTTGGTGGAAAAAAAGAAATTGAGAAAAAAATTGTTTTTGCAACTGTGCAATCACTTCAAAATAATTATCTTGAATTTTCTAAAAATTACTTTGATTATATCGTAATTGATGAATTTCATCATTCGAGTGCCAAAAGTTACACAAAAATTATAAACTATTTTAATCCAAAATTTCTTCTGGGCCTTACTGCGACACCTGAAAGAATGGACGGAAAAGATATTTTAGAACTTTGTGATTATAATTTAGTTGGCGAAATGGGTTTGAAACGAGCAATGGAACAGGATTTAATTGCACCTTTTCACTATTTTGGAATCAATGACGAAACATTTGATTATGAGAAAATTCCTTACAAAAATGGAAAATATCAGGAAGACATTTTGGTTAAAAATTTGTCGAATAATAAAAGAGTTGATTATATAATTGAAAAAATAAAAAAAATTGGTTTTGATGGGAAAAATATGAGTTGTATTGCTTTTTGTGAAAATATTAATCATGCTAATTTTATGAATGAAAATTTTAATAAAAATGGATATATTTCAGAAATTTTAACTTCAAGAACTTCAAAATTTGAAAGAGAAAAAATCTTAAAAAATTTTAAAAATAAAAAAATTGAAATTTTATGTGTCGTTGATATTTTAAATGAAGGAATTGATATTCCAAACATAAATTTACTTTTATTTTTAAGACCAACTTTTTCGTCCACAATTTTTACTCAGCAAATTGGTCGTGGACTGAGAAAATGTGAAAATAAAGATTTTGTAACGATTATAGATTTTATTGGAAATCACAAAAAAGATTATATCATTGCAAAATTTTTTTATGAAGAAATGTTAAACAATAAAAATATTTTGTATAGCAAAAAAGAAAAATTGATAAAGGAAATAAAAGCTAATTTTGAAAATGTTCCGATGGCATCATATGTTGAATTGGACAGAATTTGTCAAAAGAGAATAATTGATAAAATAGAAAAAATTAATTTTAGTTCTAAAATGATGTTAAAAGAAGCATATGATAACTTTAAAAATGAAATTGGAAAAAAAGATGAAGAAATTTTGGAAATTTTAGATTTCAATAAAAATATTGAACTATTTATCGAGTTAAGTTCAAAATATGGTTCTTTTTACACAGCGCAAAAAAACTTGGAAAGTAATTCAATTGATGAATTAAATTTTTTGAATATCGAATTTTTATCATATTTAGAAAAAAAATTAACTTTGGTTGAGCCGTTTACTTATTTAATTATGGATTTATTTTTAGATAAAAAAATTAAAAATATTACGGAAAATGATATTTTGAAAAAGTATAAAAATTATTTTAATATTTTGGAATTTAAAAATACTTATTTAATAAATCGAATTTTAAAAGAGTTGGTAGAAGATGAGATTTTAGATTTTGAATCAAATTCTGAATTTAAAAACAAAAAAATTTATAAAATTTCTAAAAAGTATAAAGATAATTTTTTTGAAGACAAAAATTTTTTAAAAAGATTAAGACAACTTGTGATTTTAGGTTTATCAGAATTTAAAAATAACAATATTAGTCAATTCAATGAAAATATATTGATAAACTATAAAGAATATAAACGAATTGAGCTGCAAATTTTGCTGGACTCAAAAGTTCCAAAAGGAAGCTGGAGAGCAGGTTATGCCAATACAGATAAAGATATTTGCCTTTTTGCAACAATTGATAAAACTCATATTTTGCAGGAAAATTTAAAATACGACAATTCTCTTTTTGCAGACGACATAATTCAGTGGATAAGCCAGCCTAAAACTGCTCATACTTCAAGTGTAGGAAAGATGTTTATAAATCATAAAAATTTGGGATATAATGTGCATATATTTATAAGAAAATTTGCCTTTATGGATGGCAATAAAACTAATCCATTTATTTATTTGGGAAAAGCTGATTATTATAAAAGTTCTGGAGATAAGCCAATGAGGATTTTGTGGAAATTAGAAAAGAAAATACCACAGGAATTGATATATGAATTGTATAATTTATAA
- a CDS encoding helicase, which yields MIKEKLRYTKTGKRIESYEFDAKLHQKVVMDKFQFENHILVKHPEITLEIIKKVLENPDIVTKQSKSKKEHFYQKKINNLNYFVVISQNPSIRKLRFVVTAFMAKDTNFLKEKNKYIRYKTK from the coding sequence ATGATAAAAGAAAAATTGAGATACACAAAAACGGGAAAAAGAATAGAAAGTTACGAATTTGACGCAAAACTTCATCAAAAAGTTGTGATGGACAAGTTTCAATTTGAAAATCACATTTTGGTAAAACATCCAGAAATAACGCTGGAGATAATAAAAAAAGTGCTTGAAAATCCTGATATTGTGACAAAGCAGTCGAAATCTAAAAAAGAGCATTTTTATCAAAAAAAAATAAACAATCTTAATTATTTCGTTGTAATTTCCCAAAATCCGAGCATAAGAAAATTAAGATTTGTCGTAACAGCTTTTATGGCAAAAGATACAAATTTTTTAAAAGAAAAAAATAAATATATAAGATACAAAACTAAATAA
- the murJ gene encoding murein biosynthesis integral membrane protein MurJ — translation MFKSSFIVMIINMLSRILGLIREMIIGSVFGATGMTDAYVSATKIPNFFTTLFGEGSLGTVFIPIYNRGMAEEGKERTDDFVFSLLNLIVAFTSTLSVIMIFFSKQILKVTTGFNDPKRFDAANNLLKIVAFYFLFIALSGVVSSLLNNYKKFAVSASMGIVFNLTIIVGTLMLKNKMGIYGLGVAYLLSGVFQLVIMLPQFFQIMKKYKFILNLKDEYVKEMFVLMVPTLVGIFGYQINEIVDNRFATSLPAGTASALNYASRLYLLPIGVFAISLAVVIFPTLSKAVVKNDNRTVRRVVHQGLYMLSFLIVPSSVILFGYAKEIVRLVYERGKFNAAAVKVTSETLQFYALGLLFFSTIHLLTRSHYVYKDRKTPVISSFTAIFINIVLDSLLYKQYRHVGLTFATSFSAMVNFIILYISLNKKYVKLRNLKYIAILGVTFVTSMISYWGSSVIKFQNKYGIVVNLTIFAIIYLIIWFVLIYTFRKDLIRKFLRRRKW, via the coding sequence ATGTTTAAATCTAGTTTTATAGTAATGATAATAAATATGTTAAGCCGAATTTTAGGACTTATAAGAGAAATGATTATCGGAAGTGTTTTTGGAGCGACTGGAATGACAGATGCCTATGTCAGCGCTACAAAAATTCCAAACTTTTTTACGACATTATTTGGGGAAGGATCGCTTGGAACGGTATTTATTCCAATTTATAACCGTGGAATGGCAGAAGAGGGAAAAGAGAGAACAGATGACTTTGTATTTTCACTTTTAAACTTAATAGTTGCATTTACATCGACACTTTCTGTAATTATGATATTCTTTTCTAAACAAATTTTAAAAGTGACAACAGGTTTTAACGATCCAAAAAGATTTGATGCAGCGAATAACTTATTGAAAATCGTAGCTTTTTATTTTTTATTTATTGCACTATCTGGAGTCGTATCGTCACTATTAAATAATTACAAAAAATTCGCAGTTTCAGCGTCGATGGGAATTGTATTTAACTTGACAATCATAGTTGGAACTTTAATGCTAAAAAATAAAATGGGAATTTATGGACTTGGTGTAGCTTATTTGCTTTCAGGAGTTTTTCAGTTAGTGATAATGCTTCCACAATTTTTTCAAATTATGAAAAAATATAAATTTATTTTAAACTTAAAAGATGAATATGTAAAAGAAATGTTTGTTTTAATGGTTCCAACATTAGTCGGAATTTTTGGCTATCAAATAAATGAAATTGTTGACAACAGGTTTGCAACTTCACTTCCAGCTGGAACAGCAAGTGCATTAAATTATGCAAGTAGATTATACTTGCTTCCAATAGGAGTTTTTGCAATTTCACTAGCAGTTGTAATTTTCCCGACATTGTCAAAAGCTGTTGTAAAAAATGATAACAGAACAGTGAGAAGAGTTGTTCATCAAGGATTATATATGCTATCTTTTCTAATCGTTCCATCAAGTGTAATTTTATTTGGATATGCAAAAGAGATAGTAAGATTAGTTTACGAAAGAGGAAAATTTAATGCGGCAGCTGTAAAAGTTACTTCAGAAACATTACAGTTTTATGCTTTGGGACTTCTATTTTTCTCAACAATACATCTTCTTACAAGAAGCCATTATGTGTACAAAGATAGAAAGACACCTGTTATTTCATCTTTTACTGCAATATTTATAAACATAGTTTTAGATTCACTTTTGTATAAGCAATATAGACATGTTGGTTTGACATTCGCAACTTCATTTTCTGCAATGGTAAACTTTATAATTTTATATATTTCGCTAAACAAAAAATATGTAAAATTAAGAAACTTAAAATACATTGCAATTTTAGGAGTGACATTTGTAACTTCGATGATTTCTTATTGGGGTTCAAGCGTGATAAAATTTCAGAATAAATATGGAATTGTTGTTAATTTAACTATATTTGCAATAATATATTTGATTATTTGGTTTGTTTTAATATATACTTTTAGAAAAGATTTGATAAGAAAATTTTTGAGAAGAAGAAAATGGTAA
- a CDS encoding site-specific integrase, which produces MPVYYNADKKTWYAMFYAKDYKGVNKKYKKTGFKKKKEAQEYEYEFKKKIAKSVNMSFQSLYELYFEDYSKRHKPTAINTVENFFRLHILPFFSDVEISKINSYMIREWQNEMLEKKSENGKPFSENSKANIYAALKSLFNWAAKYQGLNENPCKNLGAFGSKKNRSEMKIWSVDDFNKFINFLESKNKEKNGKYSDAIIIFKVLFWTGLRIGEVLALTFDDINLEEKFIDVNKTISRINKKEYVTTPKTLGSIRKVLLSEILISDLKSYFSKFELELTKKNLKSQRIFNLKKSQLRYILEKYSIQADVEKIRLHDFRHSHASYLLFIQADITAISKRLGHDNLQTTINTYSHLYKDANKQLMKKLNNNS; this is translated from the coding sequence ATGCCAGTTTACTATAATGCAGATAAAAAGACATGGTATGCTATGTTTTATGCTAAAGATTACAAGGGTGTAAATAAAAAGTACAAAAAGACTGGGTTTAAGAAGAAAAAGGAAGCTCAGGAATATGAATATGAGTTTAAGAAAAAAATTGCTAAATCTGTAAATATGTCATTTCAATCGTTGTATGAACTTTATTTTGAGGATTATAGCAAAAGACATAAACCTACAGCTATCAATACTGTAGAAAATTTTTTTAGGTTACATATATTGCCTTTTTTTAGCGATGTTGAGATTAGTAAGATTAATTCCTATATGATTCGGGAATGGCAAAATGAGATGCTGGAAAAGAAAAGTGAAAACGGAAAGCCATTTAGCGAAAATTCTAAAGCTAATATTTATGCAGCTTTAAAAAGTTTGTTTAATTGGGCTGCAAAATATCAAGGATTGAATGAAAATCCTTGTAAAAATTTAGGGGCATTTGGAAGTAAAAAAAATCGATCTGAAATGAAAATCTGGTCAGTAGATGATTTTAATAAATTTATAAATTTTCTTGAATCAAAAAATAAAGAAAAAAATGGTAAATATTCTGACGCAATTATTATATTTAAAGTCTTGTTTTGGACTGGATTACGAATTGGAGAAGTTTTGGCGCTTACATTTGATGACATTAATTTGGAAGAAAAATTTATAGATGTAAATAAAACTATTTCTCGAATAAATAAAAAAGAATATGTAACCACTCCAAAAACTTTGGGATCAATAAGAAAAGTTCTTCTTTCTGAAATTCTTATTTCAGATTTAAAATCATATTTTTCTAAATTTGAGTTAGAATTAACAAAAAAAAATTTAAAATCTCAAAGAATCTTTAATTTAAAAAAATCTCAATTACGATATATTTTGGAAAAGTATAGTATTCAAGCTGATGTTGAAAAAATAAGACTTCACGATTTTAGACATTCCCACGCTTCATATTTGTTATTTATCCAAGCCGACATTACAGCGATCAGCAAACGCCTAGGACACGACAATCTGCAAACTACTATAAATACTTATTCTCATTTATATAAAGATGCCAATAAGCAGCTTATGAAAAAGTTAAATAATAATAGTTGA